TGACGGTTGCACACGTAGTAGCGGCGACAGTGACGCACGTCGGCGAGGAAGGTTCCGTCCTCCTGGCCACGGCAATCGTGGCGCGAGATCAGCACCTGGGCAATAGCTACTGGATCCTCGATGATTCCAGCATTATCGTTGTTACCTGCCTCACCGTTGTTGCTCTTGGCGGTGGTGCAGGGAGGAGTGGTGGTGCACGGTGGGGTGCAGGGAGGAGTGGTGGTGCACGGTGGGGTGCACGGAGGTGTTCTGGTGCATGGGGGTGGTGTCCTGGTGCACGGAGGTGGTGTTCTGGTGCACGGAGGTGGTGTCCTGGTGCATGGAGGTGGTGTCCTGGTGCACGGTGGTGGTGTGCATGTTGTTGTTCTGCAcggaggtggtggtgggcatGTTGTTGTGATGcacggcggtggtggtgggcatGTTGTTGTGATGCAcggaggtggtggtgggcatGTTGTTGTGGTGCACGGTGGTGGATCTGGTGGTGGACACGTTGTTGTTGTACACGGTGGTGGTTCTGGTGGTGGACATGTTGTTGTGGTGcacggcggtggtggtggtggtgggcatgttgttgttgtgcacgGATCCGGGGGAGGAGTACACGGTGGTTCTTCGGACCTGGGCGGATGTGCCAGAGCCTCATGACCGCCGGCGATAGCCGCCAAAACTAATCCAATCAGCAGCAAGTGGTCTAGgataaagcacaaaaaaaaaaaaaaataagaaaaactccttgagtttttttttggaggATCTTAGATCGGAGCTACCCACAAACTCTCATGTTGCGTTCGATAATGCCTCTGCAGTTTCAACTTCTCTGCTGGTTAGCGAATGATGTTAGCTGCACTCGGGGCTCTTTTTATATCGCCCAGTTGCAGATTTTATCTTGCTGG
This Drosophila simulans strain w501 chromosome X, Prin_Dsim_3.1, whole genome shotgun sequence DNA region includes the following protein-coding sequences:
- the LOC6725869 gene encoding mucin-2, encoding MRVYHLLLIGLVLAAIAGGHEALAHPPRSEEPPCTPPPDPCTTTTCPPPPPPPCTTTTCPPPEPPPCTTTTCPPPDPPPCTTTTCPPPPPCITTTCPPPPPCITTTCPPPPPCRTTTCTPPPCTRTPPPCTRTPPPCTRTPPPCTRTPPPCTRTPPCTPPCTTTPPCTPPCTTTPPCTTAKSNNGEAGNNDNAGIIEDPVAIAQVLISRHDCRGQEDGTFLADVRHCRRYYVCNRQRSKRQNCPNGYWFDRELKACRLASTVNNCDARRN